The Neomonachus schauinslandi chromosome 14, ASM220157v2, whole genome shotgun sequence genomic interval tttttttaagtctttatcgAAAGCCTTTacatttgtcttctttcatttttcagtgtgtaaataatttttcttaacagtGACTTCTGGTGTGGTAATTACTTTTGATTAGGAATGCAACTCACTAATATCTTTCAAGGAGAACCGTGCATTCTTATAGGTTTATTGTCTCCGTTAAAGACATATCTAACACAGACCTTGCAATGTTGGAATATTGATTCTAACCATTGTGAAGCCCCTTATGTGGGCATTTGTGACCATGTCTTGGTAGGCAGTTTAAACCAGTGACTAGCTCTAGAGAGGATGATGAAAAATGACTTGAGGATTggcataagtaaataaaatcctaaaatacaaCTAATCAAAATTGGGAGAaacttatttttagcatttttttttcattttagcatcTTAGTTCAGCTTTTTATAGATTCCAGGGTTAATTAAAATACTGGTCCAGAGGATTTATGGGCAGTTTTACCTTGGAAGACATTTGCTTTAGTATATGCTCTGTGGCAACCAGTTCTTTATCTGGGGGAAAAGATGATTTGATAAACATTTACAAGGGAGTGTTAGATGCAGGCTTTTCCATtatccgaaaaaaaaaaaaaaatttaggttaCAGAAGCAAAGGGAACCAAAACAAGAGTAGTTCTGCAAACATCTTTATAGCATGCTTTATCCCTAGAGAAATTGTGCATGCTGATTCATATTTTCATTATGACTGTGAGCAGAGAGATTCTGTGCCCTAAAGGACCCCAGATGAGTCAGGAATCATTGGAATTGGAAGATGTCAGTATCAATACAATTGTTTTGAAGATAAGTCTGATTATCTAGCCTCCAGTTGGAAGGAGGGCTATGCTGGGTACCTAGAGTTTGACtagaaatgagatttttctttaaatgtacttattgaaacagagagggaggaaagtatAGGGGAGTTTCTCTTTGcctgtatttttgaaatatttcaaagaacCTCAGAGGACTGCAAAACCATTGCACTTAACAGTTGAATATTGTTTAATATTAGcttgaatagaaaaaaaggagTGGCTTTGATGGAAAATGTTTCTTGATGGTTGTCTGTCTCATGGCATTCAGAATTCACTGCCTCATAAACAGGACCAATTCATTAGGGAGCCAAATTCTCCTCTCTCATACCATAAGTTCCCCTTAAAAAGTCACACCCCAAACTGTCTTCCACATTATAATTACATTTGCACTGGAACCAGCTCACATCTGTGAGTATATCCTCACTATCAGGCAAACCTAAGAGGACGGTAATTGCAGTTACTTAGGAGTGGGCTCCAGGCTTGAAGAGAAGTCTACTCAGAGAAGAAATACGAATACAATGCTCATTTAAAGCAAGACaacaggggaacctgggtggctcagtcgttaagcgtctgaggtcatgatctcggggtcctgggatcgagtcccacatcgtgctccctgctccgcgggaggcctgcttctccctctcccactccccctgcttgtgttccctctctcactatctctctctctgtcaaataaataaataaaatcttaaaaaaataaaataaagcaaaacagcaTACCCGTGAGGTATTTTTGGTAAATGCAGATGAAGGGGAGGTGacaaatgtgaaaaattattaaaaaaaatatttacacacagagaaatgaaagaagacaaattgTGTGGCAATATTGAATTCTTTCTTaaactatttttctctctttttctgtacAAAGACATGAGACGAGATAGGATATCTTTCTAAAAAGACTTCATGTGTGTTGCAGCATGAGTGGTTCTCTCCTATACATTCACACGTTCACGAGAGAATTCCATTGTTTCCAGAGCTGTTCAGCTACAACTGAAATCGTAGTCCCCCCTTCCCTTTATTTAGGTTTTGTAGCTATGATTACTTATTAAACAGATTATAgcttattttgacatttttcagGATTTAATCATCCCTGATCAATGACTCTAAGAggtgttgacttttttttatatgAGCAATCATCTGATTTATAAAAAGATgcaacaatatttaaaatgatacaaaatatcaATTTCAAAACATCAAAAAGTGAGTGTTTTTAACCATAGTCAGCTCATAACAGAGCAAATGGGTAAGAAGAATAATTCATGCTACAGCATACTGCTAATACGAACAGGCAACAGAAAAAGTTGGTAAAGGAAGGCAGAGGAACTCTATCTTTTAAGAATTAGAACCGAGGGGCTCCATAATCATCTGGCATCCGCTCAATGTTGTACCTATGGTTAGAAATGTACATGATGGGAACTCCAGGGATCTTCCGGATCCTTTGTTTAAGGTCCTGGTCAACTGTGGCCACAATGTAACACTTGTGCTGAGTTACTCTCTGTACTAAGCAGTCATCTGCATAGGTTCCTTTGTGTGTGCATGGTAATCGTTCAAATCTTGGATCCTTGGTAATCCTTAGAGCCACTCGATACTTTTGCCCCAGTTTCTCAATTTTAGCCATTACACAGTCAGTTATACAAGGGATACACTTGGCATACAGAC includes:
- the LOC110577179 gene encoding rRNA-processing protein FCF1 homolog, with the translated sequence MGKQKKARKYATMKRMLSLRDQRLKEKDRLKPKKRKEKKDPSALKEREVPQHPSCLFFQYNTQLGPPYHILVDTNFINFSIKAKLDLVQSMMDCLYAKCIPCITDCVMAKIEKLGQKYRVALRITKDPRFERLPCTHKGTYADDCLVQRVTQHKCYIVATVDQDLKQRIRKIPGVPIMYISNHRYNIERMPDDYGAPRF